Below is a genomic region from Cetobacterium ceti.
ATGGAACTATTCCATTTGCTGCACTAATGGCTAATGCTATTTGTAATGATGGGGATGCGTTATTTCCATTATTAGCCTTAAATAGAAAAGCTTCAATTTATGTTACTTTATATAATTTAATTCCGGCATTTATAGTAGGTTATAGTTTATATTTTATTTCTAAAGTGTCTTTTACAATTTTTAAAAAATCTTTTTTTAACATATAATCTCCTTTCAAACAAATAATTACATTTGAATAATAGCTTATGTTTGCAATAAAAGTCAATAACAGTATTGACAAAAAATACAAAAATAATATAATATGATATATTCATAATAAAAATCAATTGGAGGGAATTTATATGAAAAAGTTAATATTGGCAACATTAATTTTATCGTTAGGAACATCAGTATTTGCTAAAGAAATTATTCAACAACCAGTAGTTGAAGAAGTTCAAGAAGAAGTAGTTGAAATTGCTCCGGTAGAGGCTGTTGTTGAACCAGTAAAAGAACAGAAAAGAGATACACATATATATTTTAAAGCGGGAGCAAATTTGATTTCAAGATATTCAGAATATAAAGATAAAGGACTTTATGGAGATCCTGAGCAAAAAATAACAAAAGGAAAAACTAAAGGATTTGGATATGAATTAGCTATTGAAGGAACTAAAGATGTAACAGATAATTTAGAAATGGGATTAGGGATAGCTTATCAGAATAATAATGAATTTAAAAAATATTCTTATATGATTGAACAAGAATCAGAAAGTACAACTTTTGGAAAATACAATTCAGTTCCAGTATATTTAACAGGAAAATATAATTTTAATACAGATAGCAATTGGAAACCGTATATTAAAGCTAACTTAGGATATTCTTTTAATATTCAAGAAAAAGACGTTAAGAATTATTATGAAAATGGAAGAGATAGCTATAAATTAAAAGTAAAAAATGGAGTATATGCAGGAATAGGGACAGGAGTAGAATATGATAATTTCTTAGTAGATTTAACCTACTCAGTAAATTATGCTAAAGCTACAATACATGGAGATAATGCAAAAACTAAATCTCAAAGATTAGATTATGGAAGAATAGTATTATCAGTAGGATATAAATTAGATATCTAATAAAAATTCTTGAAAAAAATAAAAAGAATACATTCAACTAGTTTATTCTATATCAAATAGATAAAAAAAGAGAATATTTTAAGCGATCTTAGTTCTATATTCTATAGGACTAAGATTATTTAATTTTTTGGGAATTCTTTTGTTATTATAATAATTCTTTGTTGTATTTAGATATATTGATTCTGATTTAAAATGGCTAAAGGAGTTTTCTGTTGGCATATTATCCCAGCAATTACCTTTACTAGAATTGAAGCTTGAATATCATTTTTTTATAGTGAGACTTTTTGTTAACTTTAATTCCTTGCACAAAGAAAAAACTGAAGATGAATTTTTTATTTGAAAAATGATTTCATATTTAGTTATATTTTGATTGTTTTTCTACAAAGCTCGTAACTTTTTCAAATATTCATTCCCCATTCTAAGATACTTAATTTCCTCTTCAAGCGAATTAAATTTAGTTTTAGAGCTACCTTTTTCTAGACCAGAAGTTTTCCTCTAAGATTAAAATAAAAAATAAGTACATAATTATTTAAATTAATCATTGACAAATATGACAATTTTTATATAATATTTTTTGGAATTTTGCTTTAGAATAAATTTTTTTGTTAAAAAGGAGATGTATGTTATTATGAAGAATATTTTAATTTTATTTTTTATTTTATCATCAATGAATTTCGCATCCAATTATTCAGTTGGAGAAGGAAGTTCGGTTTCAGGAACATATTCAACAGCTATTGGTGCCTACTCTACAGCAAATGGAGATAATGCAACAGCTGTAGGATCAATTTCTAAAACAACAGGAAGTAATTCTACTTCACTAGGAGCACATTCTAGTGTAAATGGAAATAGTTCAACAGCCTTTGGAGCTGGAGCAAAAGTTGATGGTGAAGCATCTACAGCTGTAGGAACTAATGCTACTGTTATAGGGACTAATGGAACGGCTATTGGAGTTCAAAGTTCAGCTTCAGGAGAAGGAGCTTTAGCAATAGGAGGATCATCCGAAGCAACTTCTAA
It encodes:
- a CDS encoding OmpW family outer membrane protein, which produces MKKLILATLILSLGTSVFAKEIIQQPVVEEVQEEVVEIAPVEAVVEPVKEQKRDTHIYFKAGANLISRYSEYKDKGLYGDPEQKITKGKTKGFGYELAIEGTKDVTDNLEMGLGIAYQNNNEFKKYSYMIEQESESTTFGKYNSVPVYLTGKYNFNTDSNWKPYIKANLGYSFNIQEKDVKNYYENGRDSYKLKVKNGVYAGIGTGVEYDNFLVDLTYSVNYAKATIHGDNAKTKSQRLDYGRIVLSVGYKLDI
- a CDS encoding IS3 family transposase; the encoded protein is MPTENSFSHFKSESIYLNTTKNYYNNKRIPKKLNNLSPIEYRTKIA